Below is a genomic region from Persicimonas caeni.
GCGAGGTCGAAGCTTCGACGCCTCGACGACCGCCGCGAGTGGCTGTCGTCGCAGCGTGACGAACTCGCCCAACGCAAGAAACAAGTAACCGAGCAGATCGACGGCGTCGGCCGCGAGGTCGAGGACCTTCGCCGCGGGCTCAACCGCCTGGCGATGGACGTCGAGCGCGCCGACGGTGAGGTCGAGCAGAAGCGCGAAGACCGCCAGAGCGCCGAGATGCGCCTGTCGACCGCGCGCGAGCGCCAGAAGGAATCACGCGCCGAGCTCGAGCAGATTCGCTCGGAGCGTATCGAGGTGTCGGCCCGCGTCGACAGCCTCGAGGCCATGCGCCGCCGCGGCGATGGCTACGCCCAGGGCGTCCAAGAGGTGCTCGAGTGGGCGGCCGAGACCGGCCGCGAAGACGTGCTCGGCCCCGTCGGCGACTTCCTTAGCGTCGAGGAGGGCGACGAGGCTGCCGTGGCGGCATTCTTGGGCGATCGCCTCGGCGACGTCGTCGTCACCCACCGCGAGGCGGCCCTCGAGGCGCTGGCCATGCTCACCGACGACGAGGTCGGCCGCGCCGGCTTCTACGTGCTCAGCGCGCCCGACGCCGACCCACGCGAAGAGGTCGGTGCGCTGCTCGACAAGCTCGCCGTCGTCGACTCCCTGGCCGAGCTTCCGCCCCGTAGCGAGCGCGACAGCGACAAGATCGCCTGGGCGAGCACCTCGGGCGACATCGAGTTTCACGACGGGCGTATCGTGGGCGGTCACGTCGGCGACCAGGCCGAGAGCGTGCTGCGCCAGGCGCGCGAGCTCGAGCAGTTGAGCGAGCGCCTGTCGAAGCTGCAGCTCTGGGAAGAGGACGCCAAAGAGGAGTACGAGATCGCCGAGGAGGACGTCGAACTCGGCCAAGAGCGCCTGGCCAAGGCGCGTCAGGCGGTCGAGCAGGCGTCTCTCGAAAAGCGGCGCATCGAGCAGGAGCTCTCCTCGGAGCAGCGCGAGCTCGAGCGCACCGAAAAGCGCCTGCGCCGCATGAAGGCCGAGGTCGAGCCGCTCGAAGAGCGCCACCAGGAACTCGCCAAAGAGGCCGACGGGCTCGGCGAGCAGCGCCAATCCCTCGAGGACGCGCTTCCGGAGCTCGAGCAGCGCCTCGAGACGAGCACCGAGGCCTTCGAGATCATGCAGAGCGAGCTCGAAGCCCAGCAAAGCGCGGTCACCGAGCGCAAGGTCGAGCTCGCCGAGGCCAAAGAGCGTCGGCGCAACCTGCAGGAGAGCGTCAAGCGCCTGGAGCGCTCGCTCGAGTCGACCGGGCGCCAGATCGAGAAACTCGAGCGCGAGGCCAAAGCCCAGGCCGAGCGCCTCGAGGAATTCGAGGAGAAGTCCGACTCGACCACCCGCGAGGTCGTCGAACTCGACACCCAATACAAAGAGGCCAAAGAGGCCGCCGAGGCCGCCCGGCAGAAGCTCGACGCGGTCAACGACGAGGTGCGCGAGCTCGAGGTCAAGATCGTCGAGCGCCGCCGCGACGTCGAACAGAACGTCGGCAGCGTCCAGCAGACCGAGATGTCGCTTCGCGAGCTCGGCGTCGAGATCGAGCACGTCGACCGCAACTTGCGCGAGCGCTTCGAGCTGTCGATTCCCGAGGCGCGTCAGATCGCCGAGGAGGTCGAGCTCGAGCCCAAGCAGCGCGACAAGCGCGTCCAAAAGCTCAAGCGCAAGATCGACAAAATGGGCGCGGTCAACCCGATGGCCGTCGACGAGTACGAGGAAGCCAAGGAGCGCAAGGAGTTCCTCGAGGAGCAGCAACTCGACCTCGAGGCGTCGGTCGACGACCTGCGCAAGGCGATTCGTCGCATGGACCGCGAGAGCAAGAAGCGCTTCCGGGACACCTTCGACGCGGTCAACGCGAAGTTCCAGGAGTTCTTCCCGCGCCTGTTCCGCGGCGGCCACGCCAAGCTCAAGCTCACCGACCCAGACAACGTGCTCGAGTCGGGCGTCGACATCGAGGTCAGCCCGCCGGGCAAGCGCCTGCAGAACGTCAGCTTGCTCTCCGGTGGCGAAAAGGCGCTCACCGCCGTGAGCCTGATCTTTGCGATCTTCTCGCTCAAGCCCACGCCGTTCTCGGTGCTCGATGAGGTCGACGCCCCCCTCGACGAGGCCAACGTGGGCCGATTCGCCGAGATGGTGCGCGAGCTCAGTCAGCAGAGTCAGATGATCGTCATCACCCACAACCGGCGCACCATGGAGTCCTGCGACACCCTCTATGGTGTGACCATGGAAGAGCCGGGCGTCTCCAAAATCGTCTCTGTACGGCTTCACGAGATCGACGACCGCCTCGCTTCTTGATATGGGGTGGGTCGGGCTTAAGTAACTTCTTGCGATGCGCGGCCCTTGCTGCGCGTCGACGCTTTCAATATCTGAATTTTCTGGATTACTTCAGGACAGTTGCATGACCACTCTCATCCCCAATCTCGCGTCCGTGTTGGTGCTCGCGCAGGCCGAAGGCGGCCTCGACCCGGTCACGATCGGCCTGATCGCTCTGGCGGTCGTCGTGCTCATCATTCTGGTCTTCGCGGTCGTCCGATCGCTTAGCAAGCCGGAGAAGCCCGAGATCACCGAGCGCCGCCCGCCCACCGAAGAGGGCAAGGTGCCGACCAAAGATGTGCTCGAAGAGCGCATGGAGGTCGAAGAGCCCGTCGAGATCACCGACGACATGTCGCTCGCCGAGATCAAGCGCATCAAGGCCGCGCGCGTCAAAGGGAAGGGCAAGCGCCGCGAGACGGCCGCCGAGGCGACCGAACGCGCCAAGCGCGAGCGCGAAGAGGCCGAGCGCAAGGCCAAGGAAGCCGCCGAGAAGGCCGAGGCTGAAGAAGCCGAGGAGGCCCCGGAAGAGCCGGTCGAACAAGAAGAGCCGGTCAAAGAGCCTGTCGAAGAAGAAAAGCCGGCTGAAGAAGAGAAGCCGGTCGAAGAGGAAGAACCGGCCGAAGAAGAACCGGTCGAAGAAGAACCGGCCGAAGAAGAACCGACTGAACAAGAAGAGCCCGAGGTCGTCGAGGGACCCGACGTCTCCGAAGGCACCGAAGTCGCCGAAGGCCCGGAGGTCGGCGAGGGCGCCGACGTCACCGAGGGAGCCGAGGTCACCGAAGCTCCCGAGTCCGAGCGCAAGGTCAAGCGCAAGCTTCCGCGGCCCCTCCCCAAGCCCAAAAAGCGGCCCAAGCCGGAGCCCGAGGTCCGAGAAGAGCCCGAAGCTCCGGAAGAAGAACCGGAGCCGGTCGCCGACGAAGAACCCGAGCCGGCCGTGGAAGAAAAACCCGCGCCCGAGCCGGAGGCCTCCGAGCCGAAGACGCTCGCCCAGGGGCTCGAGAAGACCCGCTCGGGCTTCATCGACCGCCTGAGCAACCTCTTCAGCAGCGAGAAGCTCGACGAAGACATCGTCGACGACGTCGAAGAGATCTTGTTCACCGCCGACATCGGCCCGCACGTCGCCCAGGAGATCCTGATGGCGGTCGAAGAGGGCTTGAGCGGCGAAGAGAAGCGCGATCCGGGGCGTATCTGGGGCTTTATTCGCGACTACTGCGCCAAGCTCCTCAAAGCCCACGAGGAGCCGCTCGACCTCGACAGCGCCAAACCCTACGTCATGCTCGTCGTGGGCGTGAACGGCGCGGGCAAGACCACCACCATCGGCAAGATGGCCAGCAAGTACCGTGACCAAGGCAAATCGGTCCTGCTCGTCGCCGGCGACACCTTCCGCGCCGGCGCCGTCGACCAGCTCGCCATCTGGGCCGAGCGCACCGACATGCCCATCCACCAGGGCGAGCAGGACGCCGATCCCTCGGCGGTCATGTACGCCGGCATCGAGCGCGGCATCGAAGAGGACGTCGACGTCATCATCTGCGACACCTCCGGCCGCCTGCAGACCAACGTCAACCTGATGGACGAGCTCGCCAAAATGGCGCGCGTCTCCGGCAAGGCGCTCGACGGCGCCCCCCACGAGACCATGCTCGTGCTCGACGCCAACACCGGCCAGAACGCCATCATCCAGGCCAAGAAGTTCAACGAGGCCGTCGAGATCAGCGGCATCGCCCTGACCAAACTCGACGGCACCGCCCGAGGCGGCGTCATCCTGGGCATCTGCGACGAGCTCGAAGCCCCCGTGCGCTATATTGGCATCGGCGAGAGCGTCGAGGACCTGCGCGAATTTGACGCCGACGAGTTTGTCGAGGCGTTGTTTATGTAGCGCCTCTGGCGGCCGTTTGGGGTCGCAAGACATCTCGAGGCTCGCAGAACAAAGGCGGCTTGTGATTCAACCCTTCGACGGGGGCAAAATCACAAGTCGCCTTTGTGTTTGGACCCTCTCGAGGGGGTCGAAAACCAAAGCCGCCTCATCACAGGACCCTCTCGAGGGGGACGAAGATCAAAGCCGCTTTGTGTTTCGGACCATCGGAGGGGGTCGAAACACGAGGCGAGCTTGTCCGCGGACCCTCAAGGGTGACACCACGAAAAAAGCCCCCGACCCAAAAGAGGGCCGGGGGCCGCAGACGCGGCAGGCGCCAGTATCGATCACACGACCGGCTCGACGACGTCGTCGTCAACGGTGTCGTCAGCGACCGGCTCGCCGGTTTCGGGATCAATGTCCTCGACGGGGCGATTGCGCCGGTAGGCGTCTGCGACGATCTCGTTTTGGCGCTGGAACTCGGCCAGGAGCCTGTCGCGGGTCTCGGCGTCGGTCCCGTGGGCCGCGAGCGCCCGGAAGATCAGGTGGGCGAATTGCTCCAGCCCCTTCGCGCGAGCGTTTTTGACGTCGGCGTAGGACACCTGCTGGCGGGAGTCTTTTTCGAGTTCGGCGCGAAATTCGACCACCAAGTCGGCGAGCTTGTCTGCGTGACGGCGCACGCCGATGGCGTCGACATGTGCGGCCAAGTCATTATCAAAGCGCTCGAGCAACACGTTCATGTTGGCCAACTGCTCCTCGAAGCTCTGCGTGACGAGTGCGAAGAGGCCTTCGGGAAAGGCCTCGACGAGGAACGTGCGGGCCTGGTCGGCCGTGACGTCTTCGCCGACGCTCTGGCCCTCGGCGACCGCGTGCATCCCCGAGAGGACACGGTCGATATCGGCGTCGACCTCCATGGCGCGTCCACGCGCATTGGAGGACTGGGACTTGGAGCGCTTGTAATTCTGCTCCACATTCAGCGTGTCGCCGTCGACGGCCAACGACGCGTCGCAATCAGCGACGAGTTCGGTGTCGCCCAACTCCTCGGCGACCTGTCGCATCGCCTGGGCGACGAACATGCGCCGGCCAGTCGGCAGCTGACGGCTTTTCAAAAAATCAAATAGCGGATGATTCACGTGACTCTCCTCCCACCGTAGGCGGGATCAAACAAAGGTGAACGGACGAACAGATTCGCGGCGCCTGCCGCTGCCGCGTCGTGTCCCCAGCGCTACTTCGTTGTGGAGATAGGCCGCGATTCTAGCGTATGTTCGGTGAAAATCCAGCGCGAGTCGGCCTCGGGCGTCGAACGCCCGGATTTTTGCGCTGCAGGCCTTGCGCGAAGGTGGCTGTCGTGTTGCTCTGGCATCTGTGTGAGCCGCATGCGGCGCGGACGCGCCCTGTATTCTGCTGTGCACTACCTTGCCGATCAAAAAGGGGCTGTGCTATACCAATGGCAGAGGAATTGAGCATTGATTGAGTAGCCTCTGGCTGATGGAACGCAGCGCACGGCGCTGCCACTGATTCCTGTCGCACGGACAGCAAATGACACAGCTCAAATCGTCGCCCTCGCTTCTGGTCAGTCTCCTGATCGGCCTGTTGGTGGTCATCGCCGCCCAACCGGCCCTCGCTCAAGAGACGACGCGCCAAGAGTTCGATGACACCATCCACGTCATCCAGCGCAAGCCGGTGTTGCAGAAGGGCCGCTTTGATCTCGTCCCGCGCTTTGGCGTATCGGTCAACGACTCGCTGTACCGCCACTACAAAGTTGGGGTGAATGGAAACTACCACTTCAGCGAGAGCGTCTATCTGGGCGGTCTGTTCGAGTGGTACAACTTCGGCGACGCCCTCGGCGGGCCCACCGACGCCTTCAACGAGACGGCCAACGAGACGCGCACCAACGCCGACGTGGCCGTACTTAACTGGGTCGGCGGCCTGGAGCTGGGCTACAAGCCCATCGTCGGCAAGTTCGCCTTGGCCGACTCGTTCATCATCTTCTACGACGTCGGCCTGACCGCCGGCGGCGTGGGCATCGACGCCGAGAGTCTGGCGTTGTCGTCGGGCGACGTCACCTTCGGTGGCACGGTCAGCGCAGTCAGCCGCATCTTTTTGAACGATTGGATGGCCGTGAATCTCGAGGTTCGCGACGTCATCTACTCCGCCGACCTGCGCGGCGCGCCTGGCTCGTTGACGAATATCGTGACGGTGGCTGGTGGCCTGAGCCTCTACCTGCCCACGACGTTCGAATACTCCGACCAAGTCGCCGAATAGAGCAGGGCGCTGGCGCCCTAACGAATCCAAATGATTGGGTCTAATTTCTGGTGCAATCGACAGTGAGACAATTCATGACGCGCCAAACCCTCTGTCGCCTGTTCACGCTGCTGACCATCTGCGCGGCTTCCTTTGCCTTCGACTCCGAGGCTTATGCCCAGGAGAGCCGCGAGACGGCTCGTGAGTCGGGCTCGGTGATCCGCCACCAGCTCCTGTACCGCTCGACGCGCGTCGAGTTGGCGCCGATGCTGGGGATGACGCTCAACGATGCCTACCTGCGAAACGGCATCGTCGGGGCGACGCTGTCGTATCACCTCACCAACGAGTGGGGCTTGAGCGCAGTGGCCGGCTACGGTGTGGCGCAGCTCGACACCGACCTGCGCAACAGCGTCGAGGCCAAGCTCGAGGAGAACGCCAGTGACGAGCTCAACCAGCTGTCGTACTCGCATATCCAGTGGCTCGCCGGCCTCGAAGTCAACTACGTGCCCATCGTCGGCAAGTTCTCGTTGTTCAACAGCATCATCACCAACTATGACGTCCACCTGATCGCTGGGTTCACCTTCATCGGCGAGACGGCCCAGTCGGCCATCGACGGCGGTGAGGTCGACTCGCAGCTCGAAGGCTTGCGTCCGGCGCCCACCGTCGGCCTGGGCACGCGCTTTTTCCTCGGTGACGGCATCTCGGCCAATATCCAGTTGCGCGACTACCTGTACAGCCGCTCGGAAGTCAGCACGCTCACCTCGGATCCCGAGTTCAAGAACAACTTCATGTTGACCCTGGGCATGAGCTTCTTCTTTCCTCAGGAAGTCAAGATCTCGCGGTGAGCTTCAACTTCGAGCAGCGCGCTCAAAAAGCGCTCGATCGCGGCCAACCGGTCCGATCTGCAGTTCTCTTAATCGAGGGCCTCAAACGTCAGCCAGACGAGCGAGCCGCCCTCGATTTTCTTATCGACCTCTACGTCGATGAGCTTACCTCGGCAGGACTCGAGTACGATCTTACGGGCGTGCTCGTCCTGCAGTCTGACTCCGAACAGCTTTTTCGAGATATTCTGAGGCGCCTCGACCCGGCCGGGAAGGCGTCGATGGGACGCGAACTCGTGCGTGCGGCCAACGAGCACGGCTACGACCTGACGTGGCCGCCTGCGCCCGAGCCCGCGCCGGCGCCGACGGCGGAGCCGATGCCCGAGCCTCGACCTCCCGCACAGACGGAGCCGTATTCGTCCCCCGAGCCGGAGCTGGAGCCAGCGATCACAGAGCCGACGCCGGAGCCGGAACCCGAACGAGCACCGGTCGAACTCCAGCCGGAACCGGAACCCGTTGACCGAGCCTTAGAAACGAATATGGAGCCCGAGCCCGCGCCCGAGAGGCAGACCCCGGAGACGAAAGAGCACAACCCGCCGCCCGCTGCCGCGTCGAAGCGCAAGGGGCGCCTCTTGCTTGTGGTGCTGGTGCTCGTGGCTGGACTCGGCGGCTACGTTTGGTGGAGTTCGGGGCCGGATACGAGCAGCGTAGCCGCGCTCGACGCCAGCATCGAGAGCGTCGACCCGGCACAACAGACCCAGATCGATGAGCTTTTCGCCGCGACCTCCAAACGCGACCTCGCAAGCCCGGCATTTGCCGAGCGCCGCGCCTTTCTAGAGGCGGTACGCGCCGCCGAGTGGGGCGAGGCATCGGCTTCGGCACCGGGCGGCGAGACCGTCTGGGGCATCGCAGCCAAGGCAGCTTCCTTTGCACTGCAGCGAGATTTCGAGCGGGCGCTGGCAGAATCGGCGCGTTTGGAGCGTCAGTTCCCACACCAGTTCGCCTCGTTTTGGGCACGCGCGTTCGTCGCCGAGGCGCGCGGACGCTTCGCGACGGCGGTTCGCCTCTACGGCCGAGGCCACGAGGCAGCGCCCGAGTTTGCGCCCATGCTCACCGGGCAGTTGCGCGTGCTCGTTCGCCAGGGCCGTCAGGACGAAGCTCGAACGGTCCGCCAGAAGCTCGCCAACCTCAACCGGGCCAACCCCTATGCTTCGATGCCGGTGGTCGACATCGCGCTCGAAGACATGGCGCCAGGCGAGCCAGACGAAGCAACCGACCAGCCTGGCGAAAAGACCGGCCAGCCCAACGAAAACAACGGCCAGAAGGAGCAACTGGAGAACGCCTCTCCGAAGCCGCGCTTTATCCATTCAGTGGAGAGCCTCGAGCGTGCGCTCGACCTGATTCGACAGGACAAGCCGCGCGACGCGCTGGGACACGTCGACAAGGCTCTCGAACGAGAGCCGATGCTCGGCGGCGCGCTCCTGGTGGCCGGTATGCTGCGGGTCGCCGCGGTCGATATCGACGGGGGCGTCGCCTCGTTCACGAGCCTGGCCCAGCTGCCCGGGCTCGACATGAACGCCCGTTGGCTGCTCCAAGTCGTCGCGCCGCGCGCGCTCACTGCGGCGGGCCGCGCTGACCTCGCGTACCAATTCGTTCCACCGGTCAAGGATGCCGGCCGGGTGACGCCCCGGGACTCCAGCGACAAGGGCAAGCCCTTGCCCGAGCCGGTGGTGCCGCTTTTGTCGGTCGAAGAGCAGGTGCAAACCGAGCCGCTCGCGCGTGAGGCATTGCTCGCGCGTGCCGAAGTGCTGAGCGTGCTCGGCTTTGGCGTCGCGGCGACCGAGACGCTCGAGCTTCTCGGTGGCATCGACGACGTCGCCGACCGTGTCGGTTTCGAGCGCACCATCGTCGAGATCCGGCGCGGCAATCGTTCTGCTGCCCGTGGCGCGGCTCGTGCCCTGCCCGAAAGCGCGCCCGGCCACAGCGCGAGAGCGGCGCTGGCCTATCATACCGGCCGCTATGCAAATGCGATCGAGCACGCTCGTGCAGCGCTCGAGGCCCACAAGGGCGCGGGTGACGTGACCACGTTGCGCTACCTCGCGCTCAGCCTGACGGCTTCGGGAAGAGGGCGCGCAGCGCTCGTCGCGTTGGACGAGGCCCAGGTGGCGGCATACGCCCGCGCCGAACTCGACGCGCTTCGCATGCGGGTGCTCGGCCGACGCGGCCCCAAAGCCGAGAGCTCGACGACGAGCTACGAGACCTTCGCGGCCACGTCTCCGACGTCCCTCGAGCGACTGCTCGACCTCGCCGACGTCGCCTTTTGGCACAAGCGCTTCGAGCAAAGCCGCGAGTGGACAGACCAGGCCCTGGCGCTGGCCCCCGAACATCCTGAAGCCAACTGGATGCGTGGTCTGCACGCGCAGGTCGCCGGCGACGACAAGACGGCGCGCGCCCATTTTCGCGACGCGTGGCGAAGCGGCGCCGACGACGCACGCATGCTCATCGAGCTGGGACGCATCTACTTGAGCCTGGGCGAACCCAAGCGCGCCCAGCGGTCCTTTTACAAGGCATTGCTCAAGGACCGCACGAGCGTCGAGGCCCTTCGTGGCCTCGGAGAAGCTTATTTGGAGCTCGACGCTCGGGTAGGGCGCCGCGACATGGCGCGCATTCTTCGCAGCTATGCGGGCTCGTCGGCCTTTACGGCGCAGGCGACCGAAACCCTCAAGTGGCTGGCGATCTTGAACGGCTCGCGCAAGGGCAACGAGAAGGGACTGGCGTATCTGACAAAGGCCGCGGAGTTGATGGGTGAGTCGGCCACGCTCTTGATCGAGCGCGCCCACTACCACAAGGCGCGCGGCGAGTTTGCCCTGGCGCGAAAGATGTACGCCAAGGCGCTCGAGAAGAACGGGACCTTGGCGCCCGCTCGACTCGGCCTGGCGCGCATGGCGCTCGAAGGGGGCGACGAGGCGCTCGCGCGCACTCAATTGCAACGCTACCTTGCTCTGGCCCCCGACGGCGACGATGCTCAGTGGGCGCGCGACACACTCGCGAACCTCACGACACCGTCGAACTCGGCGTCGGAATAGGCTTTCGCCGCCGCGGTGTTTTTCGTTCGGCCAATCGCACCTACAACCGAGGACGCCTCTGACCGATGGGGCCATTGTCACACAAAGTGTCAACCAGGCGGCTCATCCTCCCATGGATGATCGGCCTCTTTGTGTGCGCGGGGGTTCTGTGCGCACCGTCGGTCGACGAGGCAAACGCCATCGAACTGAGAGTGCGCGCCAAGAGCGCGCTCGATACGAGTGTGACCGCTGCCGGTACGATGGTGCGCGTGAGCGGCTCACTTCGCGACGAACTCGACCGCGGCTTGCCCCAGCGCGAGATCGTCGTCTTCTTCAGCAAAGAACGGCGACATCGCCGTCACCCCGACGCCAGTGAAACGCTCTATACGGACCGGCGCGGTGGGTTTAGCACTCAGCGCGAGCTCGAACCGGGCACCTGGCACGTCTCTGTGATGTTCGAGGAGACCGAGCACGTCACGGCCAGCCGCATCGTGAAGTCGCTCGAGGTCGAGCCGGCCCCGGTCGATTTGCGCACCCAGATCCCCAGGCTCGTGATCGGGCAGGTACCATCGGTGCCGGTGCGGGTGCGCGCCTCGGTCGCCGGTGTCGGCCTGCAAGCCAAAGCCGAAGTGCTCGTCAACGACGTTTACGCTGGCGAGACGCGCCTCGATCAGTTTGGCCGCGGCACCGTCGATGTCGCCGGCTCGCTTTCGCCCGGGCTCAACGAGGTGCGCGTGCGTATCCCCGAGGGCCGCCATCGCGACGTCGTCGAA
It encodes:
- the smc gene encoding chromosome segregation protein SMC; this encodes MKLRRIQLVGFKSFKDKVTIELSDDMNGIVGPNGCGKSNVVDALKWAMGDMSPKSLRGSSLSDVIFAGSENHRPGGMAEVTLTFENELANEAAEPAEPTAPTRQAARAEQAAREQREARAEQHMQPDSSEPVDSDDAEDAEDADAEGADESAPVWNNDSIPREYREMPEISITRRLHRSGDSEYLINNVPCRLMDIQNLLAGTGLGKQGYSIIEQGQISFAVSAKPSERRLIIEEASGITRYKAQRDRSQRKLDRTEQNLLRVRDVVREVDKQLRSLERQARRAERHKELTEELRTLEIAQIVDKRSELADRAAKLRKRLQEGRTDVEKARSSLKKLEGKLSNQKVEAFQAEKKHAELTEHFYKLDTKLNLAKSNRKHLVDSVEDAKARHQEALRERESQEKRKEGLSAELERVRAELANFDESPEDTHARIKEAEDELAAAKKRLREAERERNETRSKLDEARSKLRRLDDRREWLSSQRDELAQRKKQVTEQIDGVGREVEDLRRGLNRLAMDVERADGEVEQKREDRQSAEMRLSTARERQKESRAELEQIRSERIEVSARVDSLEAMRRRGDGYAQGVQEVLEWAAETGREDVLGPVGDFLSVEEGDEAAVAAFLGDRLGDVVVTHREAALEALAMLTDDEVGRAGFYVLSAPDADPREEVGALLDKLAVVDSLAELPPRSERDSDKIAWASTSGDIEFHDGRIVGGHVGDQAESVLRQARELEQLSERLSKLQLWEEDAKEEYEIAEEDVELGQERLAKARQAVEQASLEKRRIEQELSSEQRELERTEKRLRRMKAEVEPLEERHQELAKEADGLGEQRQSLEDALPELEQRLETSTEAFEIMQSELEAQQSAVTERKVELAEAKERRRNLQESVKRLERSLESTGRQIEKLEREAKAQAERLEEFEEKSDSTTREVVELDTQYKEAKEAAEAARQKLDAVNDEVRELEVKIVERRRDVEQNVGSVQQTEMSLRELGVEIEHVDRNLRERFELSIPEARQIAEEVELEPKQRDKRVQKLKRKIDKMGAVNPMAVDEYEEAKERKEFLEEQQLDLEASVDDLRKAIRRMDRESKKRFRDTFDAVNAKFQEFFPRLFRGGHAKLKLTDPDNVLESGVDIEVSPPGKRLQNVSLLSGGEKALTAVSLIFAIFSLKPTPFSVLDEVDAPLDEANVGRFAEMVRELSQQSQMIVITHNRRTMESCDTLYGVTMEEPGVSKIVSVRLHEIDDRLAS
- the ftsY gene encoding signal recognition particle-docking protein FtsY; translation: MTTLIPNLASVLVLAQAEGGLDPVTIGLIALAVVVLIILVFAVVRSLSKPEKPEITERRPPTEEGKVPTKDVLEERMEVEEPVEITDDMSLAEIKRIKAARVKGKGKRRETAAEATERAKREREEAERKAKEAAEKAEAEEAEEAPEEPVEQEEPVKEPVEEEKPAEEEKPVEEEEPAEEEPVEEEPAEEEPTEQEEPEVVEGPDVSEGTEVAEGPEVGEGADVTEGAEVTEAPESERKVKRKLPRPLPKPKKRPKPEPEVREEPEAPEEEPEPVADEEPEPAVEEKPAPEPEASEPKTLAQGLEKTRSGFIDRLSNLFSSEKLDEDIVDDVEEILFTADIGPHVAQEILMAVEEGLSGEEKRDPGRIWGFIRDYCAKLLKAHEEPLDLDSAKPYVMLVVGVNGAGKTTTIGKMASKYRDQGKSVLLVAGDTFRAGAVDQLAIWAERTDMPIHQGEQDADPSAVMYAGIERGIEEDVDVIICDTSGRLQTNVNLMDELAKMARVSGKALDGAPHETMLVLDANTGQNAIIQAKKFNEAVEISGIALTKLDGTARGGVILGICDELEAPVRYIGIGESVEDLREFDADEFVEALFM
- a CDS encoding erythromycin esterase family protein, with product MNHPLFDFLKSRQLPTGRRMFVAQAMRQVAEELGDTELVADCDASLAVDGDTLNVEQNYKRSKSQSSNARGRAMEVDADIDRVLSGMHAVAEGQSVGEDVTADQARTFLVEAFPEGLFALVTQSFEEQLANMNVLLERFDNDLAAHVDAIGVRRHADKLADLVVEFRAELEKDSRQQVSYADVKNARAKGLEQFAHLIFRALAAHGTDAETRDRLLAEFQRQNEIVADAYRRNRPVEDIDPETGEPVADDTVDDDVVEPVV
- a CDS encoding outer membrane beta-barrel domain-containing protein; this translates as MTQLKSSPSLLVSLLIGLLVVIAAQPALAQETTRQEFDDTIHVIQRKPVLQKGRFDLVPRFGVSVNDSLYRHYKVGVNGNYHFSESVYLGGLFEWYNFGDALGGPTDAFNETANETRTNADVAVLNWVGGLELGYKPIVGKFALADSFIIFYDVGLTAGGVGIDAESLALSSGDVTFGGTVSAVSRIFLNDWMAVNLEVRDVIYSADLRGAPGSLTNIVTVAGGLSLYLPTTFEYSDQVAE
- a CDS encoding outer membrane beta-barrel domain-containing protein, with product MTRQTLCRLFTLLTICAASFAFDSEAYAQESRETARESGSVIRHQLLYRSTRVELAPMLGMTLNDAYLRNGIVGATLSYHLTNEWGLSAVAGYGVAQLDTDLRNSVEAKLEENASDELNQLSYSHIQWLAGLEVNYVPIVGKFSLFNSIITNYDVHLIAGFTFIGETAQSAIDGGEVDSQLEGLRPAPTVGLGTRFFLGDGISANIQLRDYLYSRSEVSTLTSDPEFKNNFMLTLGMSFFFPQEVKISR
- a CDS encoding tetratricopeptide repeat protein, with product MSFNFEQRAQKALDRGQPVRSAVLLIEGLKRQPDERAALDFLIDLYVDELTSAGLEYDLTGVLVLQSDSEQLFRDILRRLDPAGKASMGRELVRAANEHGYDLTWPPAPEPAPAPTAEPMPEPRPPAQTEPYSSPEPELEPAITEPTPEPEPERAPVELQPEPEPVDRALETNMEPEPAPERQTPETKEHNPPPAAASKRKGRLLLVVLVLVAGLGGYVWWSSGPDTSSVAALDASIESVDPAQQTQIDELFAATSKRDLASPAFAERRAFLEAVRAAEWGEASASAPGGETVWGIAAKAASFALQRDFERALAESARLERQFPHQFASFWARAFVAEARGRFATAVRLYGRGHEAAPEFAPMLTGQLRVLVRQGRQDEARTVRQKLANLNRANPYASMPVVDIALEDMAPGEPDEATDQPGEKTGQPNENNGQKEQLENASPKPRFIHSVESLERALDLIRQDKPRDALGHVDKALEREPMLGGALLVAGMLRVAAVDIDGGVASFTSLAQLPGLDMNARWLLQVVAPRALTAAGRADLAYQFVPPVKDAGRVTPRDSSDKGKPLPEPVVPLLSVEEQVQTEPLAREALLARAEVLSVLGFGVAATETLELLGGIDDVADRVGFERTIVEIRRGNRSAARGAARALPESAPGHSARAALAYHTGRYANAIEHARAALEAHKGAGDVTTLRYLALSLTASGRGRAALVALDEAQVAAYARAELDALRMRVLGRRGPKAESSTTSYETFAATSPTSLERLLDLADVAFWHKRFEQSREWTDQALALAPEHPEANWMRGLHAQVAGDDKTARAHFRDAWRSGADDARMLIELGRIYLSLGEPKRAQRSFYKALLKDRTSVEALRGLGEAYLELDARVGRRDMARILRSYAGSSAFTAQATETLKWLAILNGSRKGNEKGLAYLTKAAELMGESATLLIERAHYHKARGEFALARKMYAKALEKNGTLAPARLGLARMALEGGDEALARTQLQRYLALAPDGDDAQWARDTLANLTTPSNSASE